Proteins from one Dermacentor variabilis isolate Ectoservices chromosome 1, ASM5094787v1, whole genome shotgun sequence genomic window:
- the MED31 gene encoding mediator complex subunit 31 → MNVKETDEQQKLRFQIELEFVQCLANPNYLNFLAQRGYLKQKMFVNYLNYLQYWKKPEYSRYLKYPMCLYFLELLQYEHFRREISNAQCAKFIEDQQLLHWQHYTRKRMRLLQQPATEAAAAPTSAPAAAVTAPQAPTQK, encoded by the coding sequence ATGAATGTTAAAGAGACGGACGAACAGCAAAAGCTGCGCTTCCAGATTGAACTGGAATTTGTTCAGTGCCTGGCAAACCCAAACTACCTGAACTTCCTTGCACAACGAGGCTACCTCAAGCAGAAGATGTTTGTGAATTACCTGAACTATCTTCAGTACTGGAAGAAGCCGGAGTATTCCAGGTACCTCAAGTACCCGATGTGCCTTTACTTCCTAGAGTTGCTCCAGTATGAACACTTCCGACGCGAGATATCCAACGCACAATGCGCAAAGTTCATCGAGGACCAACAGCTCCTGCATTGGCAGCACTACACTCGCAAACGCATGCGACTGCTGCAGCAGCCGGCCACAGAAGCCGCCGCGGCTCCCACCAGCGCTCCCGCTGCAGCAGTTACTGCGCCACAAGCCCCGACGCAAaagtga